The genomic segment tttattattattattattgttattatttttattattattattattgttatcattattattattattattattattattattattattatcatttttattattattattattattattattattattattattattattattattattattattatcattattattattattattattattattattattattattattattattattattattattattattattattattattattattattattattattattattgttattattgttattaccattatcatcatcatcattattactactattattactattattattattgttattattatcattatcattattattattattattattattattattattattattattattattattattattattattattattattattattattattattattatcattattattatcattattattattatcatcattattattattatcattattgttattattattattattattatcattattattattattattattattattattattattattattattattattattattattattattattattattattattattattaatgttattattattatcattattattattattattattgttgttgttgttgttgttgttatcattatcattattacaattattgttttattattatcagtattgttattattatttttattattattgttattattattattattattattattattattattattattattattattattgttgttgttgttgttgttgttattatttatagttatcaatatcattattactatcattaatatcatcattattattattattatctgtagtagtagtagtggtaatagcagaagtagcaacagcagcagcagtagtagtagcagtagttgtagtaacagaaatagtagtatcaatagcatcagtagtagtataaatagcagcagcagcaatagtagtagtagtattgcagtagtagcagtagtggtagtagtagtagtagtagtagtagtagtagtagtagtagtagtagtagtagtaggtagtagacgtagtagtagcagaagtcttagtagtagtagtagaagtagtagtagtagaagtagtagtagtagtagtagtagtagtagtagtaggtagtagacgtagtagtagcagaagtcttagtagtagtagtagaagtagtagtagtagaagtagtagtagtagaagtagaagtagtagtagtagtagtagtagtagtagtagtagtagtagtagtagtagtagtagtagtaggtagtagacgtagtagtagcagaagtcttagtagtagtagtagaagtagcagtagtagaagtagtagtagtagaagtagtagtagtagtagtagtagtagtagtagtagtagcagtagcagtagcagtagtaataataactgtgttatcagtatcatcattatcatcatcaccatcatcattttcacccccttcctccaccgcaGGGAATCCTCTTCTACGTCCCCCACTGGATCTGGAAGATGTGGGAAAAGGGCCTCTTCAAGACGGTCATCCAGAACCTCTCCATCAGGGACTACCTCGGTGACAACCTGAAGAAGTACTTTGGGAAGAACGAAGAGTAAGTCGTTCGATTATCACTATCCTTGTTGttagttgttggtgttgttgttttgttttttttaattattactgttgttatttttattttattaccccgaccaaggaggttatgtttttggcggCTTTTTtatcacatctttttttttttccttcttctcaacAGGATCAAAAAGCTGTGCGATTACGTGACCTTCCACCGCAAGAACGAGAGAGGCTGGGCCTACAAATTCTTCTTCTGTGAGGCTCTCTACCTCGTCAACGCCGTCTGCATCTTCTTCTTCACCGACTGGTTCCTCGGCGGACAGTTCCTCTCCTACGGCAGCGATGTGAGTGGGGGATGGCGGtccttgggggggtggggggggtgagagagtgggtggatgTCATTTTGATAAGGGTGGTTTATCTGGTGTGTCCTTTTTTAAGCTTCttattatcttcttatctttACTTGATTTCCCacttccgttatatatatatacatacatacgtacatacatacatacatatatatatatatatatatatatatatatatatatatatatatacatgtatttatatatctaaatatatatttatacatatatatgcatatatatatatatacagatatatatatttgtatatacatgtgtgtgtgtgtgtgtgtgtgtgtatgtgtgtaaatatatgtatatatatacaattatatacattatacatatatatacatatatatgtatgtgtatatatatagatatatatatagatatctatatataattatgcatatatatatatatatgaatgtataaatatatatatatatataactatatatatatatctatctatctatccatccatccatctatctatctatctatctatctatctatctatctatctatctatctatctatctatctatctatctatctatctatctatctatctatctatctatctatatatatatgcatatatctatctatctatctatctatctatctatctatctatctatctatctatatatatatatatatatatatatatatatatatatatatatatatatatatatatatgtgtgtgtgtgtgtgtgtgtgtgtgtgtgtgtgtgtgtgtgtgtgtgtgtgtgtgtgtgtgtgtgcgtgtgtgtgtgtgggtgtgggtgtacatagatatatagacagatagagagagagagagatcattcctctttttaaattattattattattatacattctcACATCTTACACAAGACAACAGCAAaaaccccgctcccccccccccccccccaaggcgcCGTGCCCGAGTGCCCGATGGCCATGCACGCGCTCTCACCTCAcgcccgcctcccttccctccgcaggTGATCCAGGTGGCCGGCATGGACCCCGAGAACAGGACGGACCCGATGGCCTTCGTGTTCCCGCGGATGGCCAAGTGCACCTTCAGGAGCTTCGGCAGTTCGGGCACCATCCAAGTCCGTGACGTCATGTGCCTCATCGCCACCAACATCATCAACGAGAAGGtcagtgtctttctgtctgtctaagaCTCTTTCTAAgtatttttttgtctgtcgtgagtgtctttctctctgtctaagtacctgtctgtctgttttgagtgtctttatgtctgtcttgagtgttttttctgtctgtttgtctttctgtctgtcttgagtgcctttctgtctgtcctgtgtctctttgtctgtctgtcttgagtGTTTTTCACAGGAGTGTCTCGGGAAAGTGTCTTTCTCAAGTGTCTTTCTAGGAGTGTTGTGAGGAGGGAGTCAGGGGAAAGTGGATGAAGAGGTGTGTTAGATTAATGAACAGAGGAATATAGCAGCACGTCTACTCTTTCATAGAAGTAGATAAGTGCTAAAATTTCGATACTCAAATCCTAGAGGAGAGACTACCGAGAAGACACGCAGGGAACCGacatataaaataaaactgaTCTATAAAATGATAAACGAAAATCGATATATGAAATAAAACCGATACATGCTATACGAAGCGAAAACTTAtctttaagaaatgaaaaaaatacgttATCACAACCATCCCTTAATGCCTCTCTCACAGATCTACGTGTATATCTGGGTGTGGCTGGTGCTGCTAATGACCATTTCCTCACTGTGGATGCTGTACCGTCTCCTCACCATCTTCCTGCCCTTCTTCAGGAAGTTCCTCCTTCAGGTAGGTTTTATTGcctttatttattctgtttaatATCTAGAGATATAATttccacttgttttttttttcttctttttgatatttcatctcttttcctcttcctcagaccctcttatcattttccttctcccttcctttcctttattctctccctctcgtttctttctcgccatctctctttctttcttttctcatccgTCTCCTAATATTCTGAtcatctccatcccttccttatcccatttcacccttatttccttcttcccttctcttccttcccttcatctcctttcctccctcccttcctctcaccaccATGTCTTAaacttaccttcccttccctttccttccctgcctctcttcctttctctcatttccctcctttcctccctgtcttccatcctccctctctccttccctccttcccttcatcccaccaCCACATCTCAAACATAACCcctcttttcaattttcttccatttccttccctccctcccttccttccccatatctccctccttcccttccttccaccctccctccctccctccttcccttccttaccaccACATCTCAaacttacctcccctccctttccccctccctccccccttccaccctccctccctccctccttcctttaattACCACCACATCTCAaacttacctcccctccctttccccctccctccccccccttctacccttcctcccaaccACACCTCAATAaccaacccctctttcccctctcttccccccccccccacacagaaCCTGGTGAAGAGCCACTACAGGAGCGACGTCGCCGCCATCATGCGCACAGCCTCCGTCAGCGAGTGGTTCCTCCTCATGACCCTCGGCAGGAACATGGAGACAACCGTCTTCTGCGAGTTCGTCGAGGAATACGCCAAGACGCTGCAGAGGTCCTCGGCGATCGATATGAACGATAAGATTAACGGGAATTTGCAAGGAGGGGAGGACAGTAGTttgtggggttgaggggggattgaggagaaggggaggggtggggtaggtgggtatggaagggggataggagagggtaggtgggaaggaggaggagtaagaggatgggtggagggggtgagagggaaagaaagaaggagggaaagaaagagagaaagagggagagaagaggacgaagggagggagggagaggaagacgggaggaaggaaagttagaggagaagagagagagagagagagagagtgagtgagtgagtgagtgagtgaatgagagtgaatgagtgagtgagtgagagtgagcgagtaacagagacagacagatagacatacatggaggaagggaaggagggacttaaagaaagaaacagatagaaagacagacatgtaaatagatatgtagatagatagaaaagtaggcagatagatggacagatggacagaaagacagataggaagatagatagttagatagataaacagacaaacaatcagatagacagataaacagacggacGGGAAatgtgcagacagacagagagactggaaGAGCTGATACGTAACTCGAagatctcttaaaaaaaaaaaaaaaaaaaaaaaaaaaaaacggatttccTTTGTTCTGGAGATGTTCTCTGTTGCAGAATGAAGTTCCtgtcattatcatagatatttgTAATAAAATTCGATGTGAGTTCATTCATATGAGTATAATTTTCCTTTaattgaattataattattattattatcattattatttccattatcgttttattttgttattatttttgttataattgtcatcatcattattatcatcataatcattatcattactatcattaatatcattgccattattattatcattattattgttatcaatataatcattattatcattatcatcattattattgttggcattgttgctgttgtcaaaaccattactattattatcgccatcattatcattatcatcatcattattcttttcttcatttccatcaCTTTCCTTATCGTcatcgacattatcatcattacaaaaatTAATATTACTAAACTCCgtgtcgttatcaccatcattacttccATAATTCTTTTTTCAGTTCTCTATGAGTGAActtactgttttttgtttttgtttttttactttatccTGTAGTGCTGCCGTAATAATCGAGTTCGTAAATTAAATGACTTATCGTGATGTACGAGAGACATAAAGcagataagatatatattatatttccctTGATAAGATATTCCTGCTTCACTGTAGTTTTCTTCTCAATGTTCTGTTGATGAAGAAAAGTTTATGAAAAAGAACGATAGGTTGAGAAGATCAGTCCTTATAACAAGTACTTGATAAGGTGTTTTtgatgttttcgttgtttttcttttttaatacatgagagaaaaaatattttggaCAATACAAGAGGATTACGAGAGTCAAAATTCAGGATTAACCAGAGTAAAATTCAAGAATTCTTATCCAAGACTTTTTCTTTTTGGGACTTAtaatctctttatctaccttGTTTTGTGCTAGTCGTCCAAATCTCTGTTGAGCCGTTTCTGTATATCTCTACGTATGTCTATGTGCCAGACAgtctctctatccctttatcgAATCAAcggttttctcttttctatatgtttgtttcttatctgcctgtccgtccgtccgtctgtctgtctggctgtctctttctctatctatctctgtctgtctgtctgcctatctctgtctccgtctgtctgtctctcttcccagcCCCGCGTGTTCCATATAAAGAGATTTATCAGTTACATAATGATAAGGgatatatcttatgtataaagACCGTAGTTTTATGCCTTTCTTACTCTATATTAAGCGACATTTTTCCtagtttatatttacataacGAGGATATGATAAAAAAGCTTCATCTGAAACCCTAAGTGACCTTGACTTCGACTGCTTGTGATCCATGTTTAACAATCTAAACTTCCTCTTCGAAGTGCTATTGCTTAAAGGTAATTTAAAACTTCCCATTCCACATAATACCCAGAAGAACAgtaatataataaacaataaacacacgTAGAACGAGAGTGAATGGACAGTAGCGACACGAACACTAAGTGAACCAATCACCTGCCTCAGCTACGGAAAATGGGCGTGGCCTCTGGAGCGATTTAGCTTAATCAAGACTCGAATTACAAGTGCACTTCTGTATTTATAGAGTTACATCGAAGGCTTTATAGTCCCTTGACCACTTCTACGTATTTGTTTACAGATTATACGCGGCCAAACTCCCACTGTCTTGAAGATGTAAAGCGTTCACTCGCATTCATCTGGAGGCTGTGGTTCTCGACGGGATCCACTTGGACTCTTTGTGCGGGAATTCAGTGCCCAAGGGGAGTAGATTTGGCCAAGGGGCGTCGGGGGTTTGCTTTTGTTCATGCTTTGGTCTCATTGCTTCTTCATGAGACGGTGCCTAGTGTTTTCACTTATAATCaattaaatgtacatacacacacatatattcatacatatatacatacacatatataaacacattcatatgtgtgtatatacatatatatacattatatatatatatatatatatatatatatatatatatatatatatatatatatatatatatacaaccatgtatatatatgcatgtgcatttatgtatgtatacttatgtatgtgtatatatatatatatatatatatatatatgtatatatatatatgtatatatatatatgtatatgtatatatatatatatatatatatatatatatatatatatatatacagatatatatgtacatacatatatatttaaatatatatacctatatatatatatatatatatatatatatatatatatatacatatatatacgtatgtatatatttaggtatatatacatatatgtatgtatatagatatatatacacatatacattcatttacacacacatacacacacacacacacacacacatacacacacacacacacacacacacacacatatatatatatatatatatatatatatatatatatatatatatatttatatttatatatatttatacatacatatatacatatacatataaatgcatatattccctattatataaaaaagacagcTTTCCGTTCCCGCAAAGGCCAGCTTGGTCATTAGGTGAATACAATCGCCAGATCGAGCACCGACTTTCTAATTACAATCAGCGTCTGCTAATCATATCTCAGCTCTCGAATCTCTAATCACCGCTCCTGAGATTGACTTTTTCATCGCGATAAAGATATATTTcgttcttttattattgtcatatgaTAAAAACAGGATATTGTGTTCTTATTGCTGACCAAGGTACATTCTTATCatgtagagagaaaaaattgtAACAAAGAAGGAacgtatttttaaaaaattaggtCAATGGCAACTAGAAATACGTCTTGGGTGATGTTAATTAATGAAATTCATGACCATAGTGTAGAagcgataattattattatcattatcgcaatacTTGTCATGAAACCAACAACAATAGAACAATAATGaacaaaacaacattaatattgataatcattaccattatcctcgttaacaccatcattattattagcatgaaattgttattaatcattacaatgattataataagagaaATGACATTAATGACTCTAATAGCAGCATGACCCGAACTGTAGCAACGATCAAATAACTTTATGACAACGCGCTCTTATCAGCAAAAGGTCACATAAATGAATTACCGATTCCTTAATTGCGTTTCCGAGGTCGCGATACATCACCTTAACAGTCTGATAAGTAAATGCGGAGATACGATGGAAAGATttctgataagaaaaaaaaagattggctTGAGCTCCATCCGCATCTCAGTATAGTCCCCACCGTCAGTAGCTACGTGGAAagcgtggaggaagggagagaaggagagaaaatagaaacgaagagagagagagagagagagagagagagagagagagagagagagacagagagagagagagagagagagagagagagagagagagagagagagagagagataaacggaaaacaaaaaagaaagaaaaagggacatAGAGACTAGTCAAAGATGGTTTTCAAAGCGCTGTCGAAGATCAAAATCAAAGTGGATCTCAAGCCCACGGTGGATAGCCTGGTGTTCCGACTCCACTACCGATACACGAACCGAATCCTCCTCGCTTCGACCCTGCTGACCACGCTCTACGATGTCGTCGGTGAGCGCAGGAAGTTCATGGTTGGGTGGAAGTTCAGGTCGGTAGGTGGATGCGATGAGGGTGTGGAGTGGTGGAGAGGTGGATGCGATGAGGGTGTGGAGtggtggagaggtggatggagagccAGGGAGATGGATGCGGAGAGTCAGGAGTGTCGGGTTTGGTTCAtggatttatatttttctttaaaattcATCCAATTTACTGATTTGCTTCGTCATTCTTATTCACACTCAGTGATCTATAAgctgatttttttcatttacttatttccttTGCTAGTTGTGTATTCTTTAATCTACTCATtcgtatatttattcatctagttACCTTTTAATTATTGAGGTGATGATGCAATTGctagggtggtgatgatgatgacaactttTGACAACTTCCAAATTGTTGATGGTACTTATTTAATAACTGGTATACTatcgaaaaaaaaagtaataatactgtTGTCATCCGAAAGTGATGCATTAAAATGGTGATTGCCAATCTCTCACTTGCATCTtcctctcaaaaagaaaaaggggaatagtACCCAGTGGTGAAAGAATAACTGgacaaacattaaaaaatcacTGAAAATCAAAATCATCAATCCCCCACAGAAAACGCGTTCCTCGCCCTCCGAAACCAGACCTACATCTCAGAATCCTTGTCTCCATCGCCCATTTAATTAATTCCTCAAGAGACGTTCTCCGACCTCaccgctccccctccttccgccttcccGCAGGTAAAAAGATCGACTGCATCACGAGCGTCGACTCGGCTTCCTTCAAGGACGTGGTGGACAACTACTGCTTCATCATGGGCACTTTCACGGTGGACAGGCTGCACGGGAAGCAAGTGGGGGTCCAAGTGCCCCATCCGGGTGTTGGGCCCTCGGAGCCCGACGACGAACTCACCTTCCACACGTACTACCAGTGGGTGCCGTTCGTGCTGTTTGCGCAGGTGATTGTCATGGgtgtgatttttaaaaatggttcgtgtttctttctgtcttatcTTGAATCGGCATTGCAAAGTCTTTCACTCATTAAAGGTACGGGTCTCACGagcgctttttttttcttgtctgtaatATAATCCGCCATTCGAAGTTCCCCTGTGGGCGACTTCCCAAGTTGCTCAATACACGGGGCGAACAGAACCAAACAAACATGGCGTCTTCGATTCCCCGCGCGTCCCTCTTCGCaggttatttgtctttttttatagaAATGGAAGTTCAGCGATTACTAAACCGATCTATATGGGTTCTTTCGCTGTTGCagggaagaaaaagtggaagtgTGTATCATAATCAACCGCAAGAGCTTCTCTGGAGGATAAATATACGCAAGCTCTTATGATGAACTTGGAAGACGCTCACATGTAAACAATAATGACGTCACAGATACTCCCCAATCAATTTTCTTGTAGAAATAATAaacacatatgaaaaaaatataagggtATATAATACAGCTTCTATTCAAAAATCataatatgtgaaatatatagtGATAATTGTTATTTGTGCTACTGAATATTCTTTACTTAACAGACATCGTTAACAAATATATTAGAACCCAAATTCGAGGAAAGTGCAGTTCAAGAATACTACGTACGTTTTAATTATAGAAGAATAGTTTCATGCCATAAAAGGCTAAACTAATTTTCTTAATGAATTATCCAGAATGCGAAATCACTAACTACAAAGTCTTCCCAAAAcagggtacatttttttttcttactttccgaACATTCTATCgccacagaatatatatatatatatatatatatatatatatatatatatatatatatatatatatatatatgtatatatgtatatatatatatatatatatatatatatatatatatatatatgctttctttTTTGCGAATATATTATTAGATTTGTATTTGTTCCGTTCCTCTAAAGAGGGGCGAAAGGAATTTGGAATTTTGGAATTCTGATATTCACCCAAtggtaatatttttaaaaattaggaAAATACTTTCCTAGAAAACGGCCGACTGTATCTGTCTTCTTTATAATTATCCAGCGAAGATGCTTGTACATTTTATTGACAGATTACACAGACAAAACATTCaacatttacgtatacatacatttacgcacAAAGGAAATTCAACCCAACCGGGTATTTCACACACAATAAAATCgcacactattttttttctttcttttttagtataCTATTAAACAAACATCCTTGTACAAAGAAACCTCTACCCAACCAGATTttccacacaaacagacaaacaaaaatctcACATTATTTTTTACCTCCCAAGAGCCTCCTGTTCTACGCGCCGCACTGGCTGTGGAAGCAGTGGGAGGGCGGCCTCTTCAAGACGGTCATCCAGGACCTCTCCGTCAGGGACTACCTCGGCAGGGAACTGAAGCCGTATTTCAGCCGTGacgaaaggtgtgtgtgtgtgtgtgtgtgtgtgtgtgtgtgttttttttgtttttttttttgctttttttctctctctctctctctttctctaacactTCAATGAAGATATGTTGGCCTtccgttattctttttttttcttgttttttttttattgttcccatcattgtcttcattaccattattattatctttacctttaccgtcattattaagatctccatcattatccttaccatcatcaccatcttcattattttcttcaccGTCATTGCTatgatcttgattatcattatcctcaccattactatagtcttcatcatcattatcctcaccatcagcaccatctccatcatcattatcctcaacatcatcaccatctttatcattatcctcaccatcatcatcgtcattactacagTCTCCATTATCATTTTACCCTCAccatcaacgtcattatcattatcttcactatgattaatcatgatcattatcctcaccatcatcattttcctcattatcctcctcctcattatcttcaCATTCATCACCATAACCTTTCACTCTCCCGATTCGTCACTCTATCTTTTATCACGGTTATCACATGTTCTCTGAATGAACAGTGCAGTTCTTCATTTCTATCTTGATTCTTCGACCCCAGAATCATATCAATTATCATATAAACATTATCCtcaacatatttttattttttattttatttttttcatttttttttcttctttttttataatattcGTTATCGTATTagctgtctttcttcctcctcagcGCGATATCATATCTTCCTTCTTTGATTGACAGTTCCTTCCCTATATCAAGGAagcaaaaaacgcacacacaagtaaATTCATTGGAAACAGAACATTTTACACACATGGTATAAACGCACATAAGCAACACCCAACCAAACTCGCaagaaaaacgcacatacacaaaacccaaaaagatgcacatacataaaacacaaccAAAAGACAACATAAAAACgcacataaaaaatcaataaaaacgtacatacacaacACCCATAAAatccataaaaacacacataaaaaaacataagaaaacataaatacgcacatacacaaaacccATAAGTTTTGTGTATAATAatgcacatacaaaaataaacaaaaacctaaaaaacgcacacaaaaaagaagaaaaaaacataaatacgcacatacacaaaacccataaaaacgtacatacaaaaataaacaaaaacctaa from the Penaeus vannamei isolate JL-2024 chromosome 1, ASM4276789v1, whole genome shotgun sequence genome contains:
- the LOC113810457 gene encoding innexin inx2, with amino-acid sequence MVFKVLSEVKLKAEVKPTVDNLMCRLHYRYTYIQYMVFVLLCTFYDAIGEKIQCLTDIDSDSYKDVVNNYCFIMGTFTVDRLHGKQVGVQVPHPGVGPPEPDDELTFHSYYQWVPFVLFVQGILFYVPHWIWKMWEKGLFKTVIQNLSIRDYLGDNLKKYFGKNEEIKKLCDYVTFHRKNERGWAYKFFFCEALYLVNAVCIFFFTDWFLGGQFLSYGSDVIQVAGMDPENRTDPMAFVFPRMAKCTFRSFGSSGTIQVRDVMCLIATNIINEKIYVYIWVWLVLLMTISSLWMLYRLLTIFLPFFRKFLLQNLVKSHYRSDVAAIMRTASVSEWFLLMTLGRNMETTVFCEFVEEYAKTLQRSSAIDMNDKINGNLQGGEDSSLWG